The proteins below are encoded in one region of Malaclemys terrapin pileata isolate rMalTer1 chromosome 20, rMalTer1.hap1, whole genome shotgun sequence:
- the LOC128826410 gene encoding transmembrane protein 87A-like isoform X1: MAAAARRGGGGTRPLSLLLLLALGPAAAGGAGSEPGRWTVSPRSNSTKNLFVFSKTMFNGSSISLQVLSKKCSPGVTLNVTWYLRSSHCHNEVYIDEKRAETYLTNYRVELEPKSSGQYILHSYKPFNCSHSVPLELNVESFELPTRLDRLTDLQQTTGVQRRGTVGAQPKDAAGKQKSSSAELAGPPGKNPEAAGKPSETQGKKLGPGKTDGTKKLKAGRQDKSELDALAETWEDGPYMFILKIEGQSKDPKAALNWELTIDVRMKHPHYQYISASEWPLMAFYMAMCIVYVFYGVLWLGLLACYWRDILRIQFWIGGVILLGMLEKAVFYAEFQSLQSQGVSVQGAVIFAEVLCAVKRMLARVLVIIASLGYGIVKPRLGALLNRVVGVGLMYLLFSIIEGVLRVKSDQGSTTTLVCNIALAFVDSCIVWWILISLVQTMKLLKLRRNTVKLSLYRHFTNTLIFAVIASIIFIIWTTKTFRLTKCQSDWRELWIDDAFWRFLFSIILLVIMFLWRPSANNQRYAFVPLVDEGSEEEDEEEEHMVNEAFEGMKMRGAKNEANGILKGSRVDEDLKWVEENIPSSMADVVLPPLLDSDEEIVTTKFEMSKME, encoded by the exons ATGGCGGCGGCCGCGCGGCGGGGCGGTGGGGGGACGCggcctctctccctcctgctgctcctggcgCTCGGGCCCGCGGCGGCCGGCGGGGCGGGGTCCGAGCCGGGGCGCTGGACCGTGAGCCCCCGCAGC AACAGCACCAAGAACCTGTTTGTGTTCTCCAAGACGATGTTCAACGGCTCCTCGATCTCTCTCCAGG TGCTGTCGAAGAAGTGCTCCCCGGGGGTGACCCTGAACGTGACCTGGTACCTGCGAAGCTCCCATTGTCACAATGAAGTCTACATAGAC gAGAAGAGAGCAGAGACTTACCTGACCAATTACAGGGTCGAGCTGGAACCGAAGAGCTCCGGCCAGTACATCCTACACTCCTATAAACCCTTCAACTGCAGTCACTCGGTCCCCCTCGAG CTGAATGTGGAGAGTTTCGAGCTTCCCACCCGGCTGGATCGCCTCACGGACTTGCAG CAGACAACCGGGGTCCAGCGGCGCGGGACTGTGGGCGCGCAGCCCAAGGATGCCGCAGGGAAGCAGAAGTCGTCATCTGCCGAATTGGCTGGTCCGCCTGGCAAAAATCCAGAAGCGGCAGGGAAGCCGAGCGAGACTCAGGGAAAGAAACTGGGCCCGGGAAAGACTGACGGAACCAAGAAATTAAAAGCAGGGAGGCAGGACAAATCAGAG CTGGATGCCTTAGCCGAGACCTGGGAGGACGGGCCCTACATGTTCATCCTGAAGATTGAGGGGCAGAGCAAGGACCCAAAAGCTGCCCTGAACTGGGAGCTCACAA TTGACGTCCGGATGAAACACCCTCACTACCAGTACATCTCCGCCTCCGAGTGGCCCCTCATGGCG TTCTACATGGCCATGTGCATCGTATACGTGTTCTACGGGGTGCTGTGGTTGGGGCTGCTGGCCTGCTACTGGCGGGACATCCTGCGCATCCAGTTCTGGATCGGGGGCGtcatcctgctgggcatgctGGAGAAGGCCGTCTTCTACGCCGAGTTCCAGAGCCTCCAGAGCCAGGGGGTGTCTG TCCAAGGGGCCGTGATCTTCGCCGAAGTGCTGTGCGCTGTGAAGCGCATGTTGGCCCGAGTGCTGGTCATCATCGCCAGCCTGGGGTACGGCATTGTCAA GCCGCGGCTGGGCGCCCTGCTGAACCGGGTGGTGGGCGTGGGCCTGATGTACCTGCTCTTCTCCATCATTGAGGGCGTCCTGCGGGTGAAATCG GACCAGGGTAGCACGACCACCCTGGTGTGCAACATTGCGCTGGCCTTTGTCGATTCCTGCATCGTCTGGTGGAT CCTCATCAGCCTGGTGCAGACCATGAAGCTCTTGAAGCTACGGCGCAACACGGTGAAGCTGTCCCTGTACCGCCACTTCACCAACACCCTCATCTTCGCCGTGATCG CCTccatcatcttcatcatctggaccacCAAGACCTTCCGGCTCACCAAGTGCCAGTCG GACTGGCGGGAGCTGTGGATTGACGACGCCTTCTGGAGGTTCCTCTTCTCCATCATCCTGCTGGTGATCATGTTCCTGTGGAGGCCCTCGGCCAATAACCAAAG ATACGCGTTTGTGCCGCTGGTGGATGAAGGGAGCGAGGAAGAGGACGAGGAAGAGGAACATATGGTGAACGAGGCCTTTG AAGGGATGAAGATGAGGGGTGCAAaaaatgaagccaatgggatCCTCAAAGGCAGCCGAGTG GATGAAGATTTGAAATGGGTGGAGGAAAACATCCCCTCGTCTATGGCTGACGT GGTGCTACCCCCTCTGCTGGACTCCGATGAG GAAATAGTGACCACGAAATTTGAAATGTCCAAGATGGAGTGA
- the LOC128826410 gene encoding transmembrane protein 87A-like isoform X2, which yields MAAAARRGGGGTRPLSLLLLLALGPAAAGGAGSEPGRWTVSPRSNSTKNLFVFSKTMFNGSSISLQVLSKKCSPGVTLNVTWYLRSSHCHNEVYIDEKRAETYLTNYRVELEPKSSGQYILHSYKPFNCSHSVPLELNVESFELPTRLDRLTDLQQTTGVQRRGTVGAQPKDAAGKQKSSSAELAGPPGKNPEAAGKPSETQGKKLGPGKTDGTKKLKAGRQDKSELDALAETWEDGPYMFILKIEGQSKDPKAALNWELTIDVRMKHPHYQYISASEWPLMAFYMAMCIVYVFYGVLWLGLLACYWRDILRIQFWIGGVILLGMLEKAVFYAEFQSLQSQGVSVQGAVIFAEVLCAVKRMLARVLVIIASLGYGIVKPRLGALLNRVVGVGLMYLLFSIIEGVLRVKSAQDDLVLLAAIPLAMLDSALCWWILISLVQTMKLLKLRRNTVKLSLYRHFTNTLIFAVIASIIFIIWTTKTFRLTKCQSDWRELWIDDAFWRFLFSIILLVIMFLWRPSANNQRYAFVPLVDEGSEEEDEEEEHMVNEAFEGMKMRGAKNEANGILKGSRVDEDLKWVEENIPSSMADVVLPPLLDSDEEIVTTKFEMSKME from the exons ATGGCGGCGGCCGCGCGGCGGGGCGGTGGGGGGACGCggcctctctccctcctgctgctcctggcgCTCGGGCCCGCGGCGGCCGGCGGGGCGGGGTCCGAGCCGGGGCGCTGGACCGTGAGCCCCCGCAGC AACAGCACCAAGAACCTGTTTGTGTTCTCCAAGACGATGTTCAACGGCTCCTCGATCTCTCTCCAGG TGCTGTCGAAGAAGTGCTCCCCGGGGGTGACCCTGAACGTGACCTGGTACCTGCGAAGCTCCCATTGTCACAATGAAGTCTACATAGAC gAGAAGAGAGCAGAGACTTACCTGACCAATTACAGGGTCGAGCTGGAACCGAAGAGCTCCGGCCAGTACATCCTACACTCCTATAAACCCTTCAACTGCAGTCACTCGGTCCCCCTCGAG CTGAATGTGGAGAGTTTCGAGCTTCCCACCCGGCTGGATCGCCTCACGGACTTGCAG CAGACAACCGGGGTCCAGCGGCGCGGGACTGTGGGCGCGCAGCCCAAGGATGCCGCAGGGAAGCAGAAGTCGTCATCTGCCGAATTGGCTGGTCCGCCTGGCAAAAATCCAGAAGCGGCAGGGAAGCCGAGCGAGACTCAGGGAAAGAAACTGGGCCCGGGAAAGACTGACGGAACCAAGAAATTAAAAGCAGGGAGGCAGGACAAATCAGAG CTGGATGCCTTAGCCGAGACCTGGGAGGACGGGCCCTACATGTTCATCCTGAAGATTGAGGGGCAGAGCAAGGACCCAAAAGCTGCCCTGAACTGGGAGCTCACAA TTGACGTCCGGATGAAACACCCTCACTACCAGTACATCTCCGCCTCCGAGTGGCCCCTCATGGCG TTCTACATGGCCATGTGCATCGTATACGTGTTCTACGGGGTGCTGTGGTTGGGGCTGCTGGCCTGCTACTGGCGGGACATCCTGCGCATCCAGTTCTGGATCGGGGGCGtcatcctgctgggcatgctGGAGAAGGCCGTCTTCTACGCCGAGTTCCAGAGCCTCCAGAGCCAGGGGGTGTCTG TCCAAGGGGCCGTGATCTTCGCCGAAGTGCTGTGCGCTGTGAAGCGCATGTTGGCCCGAGTGCTGGTCATCATCGCCAGCCTGGGGTACGGCATTGTCAA GCCGCGGCTGGGCGCCCTGCTGAACCGGGTGGTGGGCGTGGGCCTGATGTACCTGCTCTTCTCCATCATTGAGGGCGTCCTGCGGGTGAAATCG GCTCAGGATGACCTGGTGCTGCTGGCTGCCATCCCCCTGGCTATGCTGGACTCCGCCCTCTGCTGGTGGAT CCTCATCAGCCTGGTGCAGACCATGAAGCTCTTGAAGCTACGGCGCAACACGGTGAAGCTGTCCCTGTACCGCCACTTCACCAACACCCTCATCTTCGCCGTGATCG CCTccatcatcttcatcatctggaccacCAAGACCTTCCGGCTCACCAAGTGCCAGTCG GACTGGCGGGAGCTGTGGATTGACGACGCCTTCTGGAGGTTCCTCTTCTCCATCATCCTGCTGGTGATCATGTTCCTGTGGAGGCCCTCGGCCAATAACCAAAG ATACGCGTTTGTGCCGCTGGTGGATGAAGGGAGCGAGGAAGAGGACGAGGAAGAGGAACATATGGTGAACGAGGCCTTTG AAGGGATGAAGATGAGGGGTGCAAaaaatgaagccaatgggatCCTCAAAGGCAGCCGAGTG GATGAAGATTTGAAATGGGTGGAGGAAAACATCCCCTCGTCTATGGCTGACGT GGTGCTACCCCCTCTGCTGGACTCCGATGAG GAAATAGTGACCACGAAATTTGAAATGTCCAAGATGGAGTGA